From one Sesamum indicum cultivar Zhongzhi No. 13 linkage group LG13, S_indicum_v1.0, whole genome shotgun sequence genomic stretch:
- the LOC105176302 gene encoding E3 ubiquitin-protein ligase RGLG2-like — protein MGNKSSSSRDGGSWRQPSTTRSTSSSGWQHDYAQSSFSQYAQNYPVQHPYPAEYPPQDQYYAPPQDQYYAPPQDYETPSVSHAPTQYNAPPPQAHAPQKKLDRRYSRIADNYRSLEEVTEALARAGLESSNLIIGIDFTKSNEWTGKRSYNGRSLHHIGSGLNPYEQAITIIGKTLAAFDDDNLIPCFGFGDASTHDQDVFSFYPDERFCNGFEEVLSRYRELVPNLKLAGPTSFAPIIEMAMTVVEQSGGQYHVLLIIADGQVTRSVDTEFGHLSPQEQKTVQAIVEASKLPLSIILVGVGDGPWDMMKEFDDNIPARDFDNFQFVNFTEIMAKNVHQTRKETEFALSALMEIPSQYKATMELNLLGGRKGNIPERVPLPPPVYGGAFGISAKPSRTNTFQHSSSSYYEHNVSADAAPSAPSSTYEHQICPICLSSPKDMAFGCGHQTCCECGRELQLCPICRSPIETRIKLY, from the exons ATGGGAAACAAAAGCTCGAGCTCTAGGGATGGAGGGAGTTGGAGGCAACCTTCAACAACTCGTTCTACTTCGTCCTCTGGGTGGCAGCATGATTATGCGCAATCATCATTTTCGCAGTACGCCCAAAATTATCCCGTACAGCATCCTTATCCGGCAGAATATCCACCACAAGATCAATATTATGCTCCCCCTCAAGATCAATACTACGCTCCTCCTCAAGATTATGAGACTCCATCTGTATCGCATGCACCCACCCAATATAATGCGCCTCCACCTCAAGCGCATGCACCGCAAAAGAAGCTTGATAGGAGGTATTCAAGGATTGCGGACAACTATAGGTCATTAGAGGag GTGACTGAAGCTCTTGCACGTGCTGGTCTTGAGTCTTCCAACCTAATTATTGGGATTGATTTTACTAAGAGCAATGAATGGACAG GCAAGAGGTCGTACAATGGTCGAAGCTTACATCACATTGGAAGTGGTCTGAATCCCTATGAACAAGCAATAACAATTATTGGGAAAACCTTGGCCGCTTTTGATGATGATAACTTGATCCCGTGTTTTGGATTTGGAGATG CATCCACCCATGATCAAGATGTCTTCAGTTTCTACCCTGATGAGAGATTTTGCAATGGATTTGAGGAAGTTTTGAGCCGATACAGAGAACTTGTTCCCAACCTAAAACTGGCAG GACCAACATCATTTGCACCAATAATTGAAATGGCTATGACTGTTGTTGAGCAGAGTGGAGGCCAGTACCatgttttattgattattgCAGATGGACAG GTTACGAGAAGTGTTGATACCGAGTTTGGTCACTTAAGCCCTCAGGAGCAGAAAACTGTTCAAGCAATTGTTGAAGCAAG CAAGTTGCCTTTATCCATTATTTTGGTTGGGGTGGGAGACGGCCCTTGGGACATGATGAAGGAATTTGATGACAACATCCCTGCACGAGACTTCGATAATTTCCAG TTTGTTAATTTCACAGAGATTATGGCTAAAAATGTGCACCAAACTCGAAAAGAAACTGAGTTTGCTCTTTCAGCATTGATGGAAATTCCATCTCAATATAAAGCAACTATGGAGCTTAATTTGTTGGG TGGACGGAAAGGAAATATTCCTGAGAGggttcctcttcctcctcctgtCTATGGGGGTGCATTTGGCATCAGTGCAAAACCCTCGCGCACAAATACGTTTCAGCACAGCTCAAGTTCGTACTACGAGCACAATGTTTCTGCTGATGCGGCTCCTTCTGCTCCAAGTTCTACTTATGAACACCAG ATATGTCCCATTTGCCTTAGTAGTCCCAAAGACATGGCTTTTGGTTGTGGCCACCAG ACATGTTGTGAGTGTGGTCGAGAACTTCAGCTTTGTCCAATTTGCCGGAGTCCCATTGAGACGAGAATAAAGCTCTACTAA
- the LOC105176305 gene encoding GDSL esterase/lipase At5g14450-like encodes MACARILYVTVILVSMALDNLARRIPLLPPCDFPAIYNFGDSNSDTGGISAAFGRIPPPYGQSFFPRPAGRASDGRLIIDFIAEHLGLPYLSSYLDSIGTNFRHGANFAAGGSAIRRQNEAIFESGISPFSLDIQIVHFDGFKVRNTEIYHRARNLSDRRQGPQPQEFSRALYTFDIGQNDLVAGFRQLSTPQLRAAIPDIVNQLAAAVTHLYQQGARAFWIHNTGPVGCLPAATLYIRKAKTDKHGCNKDQNGMALEFNRQLKARVSKLRAELPQAALVYVDVYSAKYHLISNTKTYGFMDPLKICCGHHDSNIHVWCGQRTSVNGSEVLGVSCGSPDSYISWDGIHYSQAANQWIANHILNGSFSDPPLTPITQACLKH; translated from the exons ATGGCCTGTGCAAGAATCCTCTATGTTACTGTTATACTAGTTTCAATGGCACTGGACAACTTAGCACGACGGATCCCTTTATTGCCACCGTGTGATTTTCCAGCAATTTACAATTTTGGCGACTCAAACTCGGATACTGGTGGGATATCAGCAGCATTTGGGCGGATTCCTCCACCATATGGCCAAAGTTTCTTTCCAAGGCCTGCAGGAAGAGCATCAGATGGCCGTCTCATAATAGACTTCATCG CTGAGCACTTGGGCCTGCCGTATTTGAGTTCTTACCTAGATTCGATAGGCACAAACTTTCGACATGGTGCCAACTTCGCTGCTGGTGGATCAGCCATCCGTAGGCAGAACGAGGCAATATTTGAAAGTGGCATAAGTCCGTTCTCACTCGACATCCAAATTGTGCATTTTGATGGGTTCAAAGTGCGAAACACTGAGATATATCACAGAG CTAGGAATCTATCCGACAGAAGACAAGGTCCTCAACCTCAAGAATTCTCCAGGGCTCTATACACATTTGACATCGGTCAGAACGACCTTGTTGCTGGTTTCAGGCAGCTTAGTACACCTCAACTAAGGGCTGCAATACCAGATATCGTTAATCAACTTGCTGCAGCAGTTACA CATTTATATCAACAAGGGGCAAGGGCTTTCTGGATTCATAATACAGGGCCAGTTGGATGTCTACCTGCAGCCACTCTTTACATCAGAAAGGCAAAGACCGACAAACATGGATGCAACAAGGATCAAAATGGTATGGCTCTTGAGTTCAACAGACAGCTTAAGGCTAGAGTGTCAAAATTGAGGGCAGAGCTTCCTCAGGCTGCCCTGGTTTACGTGGACGTCTACTCAGCTAAATATCACTTAATCAGCAATACCAAAACTTATG GATTCATGGACCCCTTGAAGATATGCTGTGGCCATCATGATAGTAACATCCATGTCTGGTGTGGGCAGAGAACATCAGTTAACGGCTCAGAAGTCCTAGGAGTCTCCTGTGGATCTCCTGACTCATACATCAGCTGGGACGGCATACACTACTCGCAGGCTGCAAACCAGTGGATTGCCAATCACATACTCAACGGCTCATTTTCTGATCCCCCATTAACACCTATTACTCAAGCATGTCTCAAGCATTGA
- the LOC105176304 gene encoding pentatricopeptide repeat-containing protein At4g35850, mitochondrial, protein MKLVRALLGNPRAVVRGLGRRNFCAPSEEYLKRNYANNEAEYNTVIGSITSQRRHYLLRDVYDDMMLDGVKPERDTFHSLIVGTMKGARMQDAFFFRDEMQSMGLVPDVALYNYLMSTCGKCKNSDQAIRLLEEMKRFQVKPTGQTYLCLLHACAASGRLDRVYAIVRDLTAAGLGLNKFSYAGLIIAHKNKAALSDDTTSKIIELVEQSKGWSSVDQTKDNAENVMMGISEEELYNLPTAEYIHRRGGFIAKHLTVYHVAFHACADLGDVQAIERLLEMLEKDGKTPDVFILLQVMRCYLHAGDIERGVKVFEDYMNSNRPAMVELYVTLAEGAMVGYTPRGMQLAQETLINMNSRGFFLSPKMGNDLLLVASGEKTGGYTTANLIWDMMQARKMTPSLPAVEAYHNGLKEREIPEDDPRLMLVSRTLNNLRLRVGTGGGR, encoded by the exons ATGAAGCTCGTCCGTGCGCTCTTAG GGAATCCTCGTGCGGTGGTTCGTGGACTGGGGCGTCGGAATTTCTGTGCGCCGTCGGAGGAATACTTGAAGCGGAATTATGCCAACAATGAGGCTGAATACAACACTGTCATCGGCTCTATCACTTCTCAGCGAAG GCATTATTTGTTGAGGGATGTGTATGATGATATGATGCTGGATGGAGTGAAGCCAGAGAGGGACACATTTCACTCACTCATTGTGGGGACAATGAAAGGTGCTCGAATGCAAGATGCTTTCTTTTTCCGCGACGAAATGCAATCTATGGGTCTAGTTCCTGAT GTTGCGTTATACAACTACTTGATGTCTACATGTGGAAAGTGCAAGAATTCTGATCAGGCGATTAGG CTTCTAGAAGAAATGAAGAGATTTCAAGTGAAACCTACTGGGCAAACCTACTTATGTCTACTTCATGCATGTGCAGCATCTGGCAGATTAGATCGAGT GTATGCTATAGTCCGGGATCTGACTGCTGCTGGCCTTGGTTTGAACAAATTTAGTTATGCTGGACTTATAATCGCTCACAAGAATAAGGCAGCCCTCTCTGACGATACAACTTCCAAA ATTATTGAGCTTGTTGAGCAGTCTAAAGGATGGTCCTCGGTTGATCAAACAAAAGACAACGCTGAAAATGTTATGATGGGTATTTCTGAAGAAGAATTGTACAATCTCCCTACTGCAGAATATATTCATCGGCGTGGTGGATTTATAGCCAAACATTTGACTGTATACCATGTTGCATTTCATGCTTGTGCTGACCTTGGGGATGTCCAG GCAATTGAAAGACTTCTGGAGATGCTCGAGAAGGATGGAAAAACACCagatgttttcattttattgcaAGTTATGAG GTGCTACCTTCATGCTGGTGACATAGAACGTGGTGTAAAAGTTTTTGAAGACTACATGAATTCAAACAGACCCGCTATGGTAGAACTCTATGTG ACACTTGCTGAAGGAGCGATGGTTGGATATACACCCAGGGGAATGCAACTTGCTCAGGAGACACTG ATTAATATGAATTCTAGGGGCTTCTTCCTGAGTCCTAAGATGGGAAATGATCTCCTTCTTGTTGCCTCTGGCGAAAAG ACCGGCGGATATACCACTGCTAACTTAATATGGGATATGATGCAAGCTCGTAAAATGACCCCATCACTCCCAGCTGTGGAAGCATATCACAATGGTTTGAAA